One window of Candidatus Eremiobacteraceae bacterium genomic DNA carries:
- the lysS gene encoding lysine--tRNA ligase, giving the protein MSREPELGATEAELIKARRAKLEGLRALGLDPFAHTVYHRSHTAAALREEFDRLGPSEHSGASVSVAGRLGNLRRMGKKVAFGDLADQSGRIQAFFSAADLSDAFALVDALDRGDVIGVTGEPFRTKTGELTIGARELVVLAKSLRPLPEKFHGLTDAETRYRRRYVDLIVNRPVLDTMLLRSKIISGIRRYLDDRGFSEVETPTLMSVAGGANARPFVTHSNALDIPLQLRIATELNLKRCIVGGMEKVYEIGRTFRNEGIDRTHNPEFTMLELYEAYTDFEGMLQLSQDLILHVAAAAGIRGEHEFADGKIKLQAPFARIEFLEAMKRFGGLEREDVLVEERARAAALAARVDVGPKDSHAHVIDKLFEKFVEPHLNDPTYVLFYPVALSPLAKRKPGDPELVERFELFIARMEAANAFSELNDPDDQRARFAAQARDRAAGDAEAPEPDWDFVHALEYGMPPTGGIGIGIDRLVMLLTGQTSIRDVLLFPLQKPEASS; this is encoded by the coding sequence ATGAGCCGGGAGCCCGAGCTCGGCGCCACCGAAGCCGAACTCATCAAGGCCAGGCGCGCCAAACTCGAAGGGTTGCGCGCGCTCGGATTGGATCCGTTCGCGCACACCGTCTATCACAGGTCTCACACGGCGGCAGCGCTGCGCGAGGAGTTCGATCGTCTCGGTCCGAGCGAACACTCCGGCGCATCCGTCTCTGTGGCCGGGAGGTTGGGCAACCTTCGGCGCATGGGCAAGAAAGTGGCGTTTGGCGACCTGGCGGATCAATCCGGGCGAATCCAAGCGTTCTTCAGCGCCGCCGATCTCAGCGACGCATTCGCGCTCGTAGATGCGTTGGATCGCGGCGACGTGATCGGCGTAACGGGCGAGCCGTTTCGCACCAAGACCGGTGAGCTCACGATCGGCGCGCGCGAACTCGTCGTCCTTGCGAAAAGCCTGCGGCCTTTGCCGGAAAAATTTCACGGTCTGACCGACGCCGAAACGCGCTATCGCCGGCGCTACGTGGACCTCATCGTCAACCGGCCGGTTCTCGACACGATGCTCTTGCGCAGCAAGATCATCTCGGGGATTCGGCGCTACCTTGACGATCGCGGTTTCTCAGAAGTGGAAACGCCGACCCTGATGAGCGTGGCCGGCGGCGCGAACGCACGGCCGTTTGTCACGCATTCAAATGCGCTGGACATTCCGCTGCAGCTGCGCATCGCCACGGAGCTGAACCTCAAGCGCTGCATCGTCGGCGGCATGGAAAAGGTCTACGAAATCGGACGGACGTTCCGCAACGAAGGCATCGACCGGACGCACAACCCCGAGTTCACCATGCTCGAGCTGTACGAAGCGTACACCGATTTTGAAGGCATGCTCCAGCTATCGCAAGACCTGATCTTGCACGTCGCCGCCGCCGCGGGCATTCGCGGCGAACACGAATTCGCGGACGGCAAGATCAAGCTGCAGGCGCCGTTCGCCCGCATCGAATTTCTCGAGGCGATGAAGCGATTCGGCGGGCTCGAGCGCGAAGACGTGCTGGTGGAAGAACGCGCGAGGGCCGCGGCCCTTGCGGCGCGCGTCGACGTCGGACCTAAAGACAGCCACGCGCACGTCATCGACAAGCTCTTCGAAAAGTTCGTCGAACCGCATCTCAACGATCCGACCTACGTGCTCTTCTATCCGGTCGCGCTGTCGCCGCTGGCCAAACGCAAGCCAGGTGACCCGGAGCTCGTGGAGCGTTTCGAACTGTTCATCGCGCGCATGGAAGCGGCGAACGCATTCTCGGAACTGAACGACCCCGATGATCAGCGAGCGCGATTTGCCGCGCAGGCCCGCGACCGCGCTGCGGGAGACGCCGAAGCGCCCGAACCCGATTGGGATTTCGTCCACGCGCTGGAATACGGCATGCCTCCGA
- the greA gene encoding transcription elongation factor GreA has translation MNERETLLTEDGLRKLEAELDDLKTVHRKEVNDRIRQAKEFGDISENAEYEDAKQEQAFVEGRILKLEVMIRSARIIEESEGGGDEVHLGSTVKIKNMNTGADLDYTIVGSTESDPLNAKISNESPIGIALIGAKPGQTLNVATPGGEIQLKILSIRGNRKTGAKAKAK, from the coding sequence ATGAACGAGAGAGAGACCCTGCTCACCGAAGACGGCCTGCGCAAACTCGAAGCCGAGCTTGACGACTTGAAGACCGTCCACCGCAAAGAAGTCAACGACCGCATTCGCCAAGCGAAAGAATTCGGCGACATCTCTGAAAATGCGGAGTACGAGGACGCGAAGCAAGAGCAAGCCTTCGTCGAAGGCCGCATCCTAAAACTCGAAGTGATGATCCGCAGCGCGCGCATCATCGAAGAAAGCGAAGGCGGCGGTGACGAGGTCCACCTCGGCAGCACGGTCAAGATCAAGAACATGAACACCGGCGCCGATCTCGACTACACCATCGTGGGCTCCACGGAAAGTGATCCGCTCAACGCGAAGATCTCCAACGAATCCCCGATCGGCATCGCGCTCATCGGCGCCAAGCCCGGCCAGACGCTCAACGTCGCCACGCCGGGCGGCGAGATCCAACTCAAGATCCTGTCCATCAGGGGCAATCGGAAGACCGGCGCAAAAGCGAAGGCAAAATGA